Proteins co-encoded in one Enterobacter sp. R4-368 genomic window:
- a CDS encoding DUF1641 domain-containing protein — protein MAKAIDYQPEPAKIGPDAHEELARLLESLHQHGVLRLANDLVGANQEIAQVLVNGLQREGTLNAIQNISVLLLALSSIPPEKMYKLAFGLRDMADALSQPGGAGEHTAPGLQGAWKMLQDEDLWHALQPLLTGMKAFARRMEQPVDKPISAWTGKPSDA, from the coding sequence GATTGGTCCCGATGCCCATGAAGAACTGGCGCGACTGCTGGAGTCGCTGCATCAGCATGGCGTGCTGCGCCTGGCAAATGATTTGGTAGGTGCCAATCAGGAGATCGCGCAGGTGCTGGTTAACGGTTTACAGCGCGAAGGCACGCTCAATGCGATACAGAATATCTCGGTGCTGCTGCTCGCGCTCTCCAGCATTCCACCGGAGAAAATGTACAAACTGGCCTTTGGCCTGCGCGATATGGCCGATGCGCTAAGCCAGCCTGGCGGGGCGGGTGAGCATACTGCTCCGGGTCTGCAAGGGGCGTGGAAGATGCTGCAGGACGAGGATCTGTGGCATGCCCTGCAACCCCTGCTTACCGGGATGAAAGCCTTCGCGCGGCGCATGGAGCAACCGGTTGATAAGCCGATCTCCGCGTGGACCGGTAAACCCAGCGACGCATAA
- a CDS encoding cytochrome ubiquinol oxidase subunit I: MMNEETALLLARGQFAFTIGFHIVLAAFSIGLAHFLMFLEAMWLWRKQRLWLSLWRYWSKIFALNVAVGVVTGVVMEFAFGTNWSGLASRAGAVLGPMMYMEVLVAFFLEAGFMGVVLFGMGKVRPWVHFMATCIVALGSLFSAFWILAANSWMQTPDGFTVAADGRFVPVDWWAAIINPSFPWRMAHMVVAAMLGTACLVAACGAWHLLREARHPAARQMFSLGLWMLVVMAPVQIVLGDLHGENTRDHQPIKLAAMEGAWDPPPPGEGEPLRLFALPDMQQRRNLYEVAIPDIGSLYLRHNLEGRIHTLNQYPAEALPWVPVVFWSFRVMVGLGIAMAAAGIAGLVVRLRGRLWRARWLQRVMVLLAPAGFIAMLAGWLVTEAGRQPWTVYGLLRTSHSVAPVSPELVLGSLLAIVVVYIALFALGLWFLLKLMSRLPARHEKSAMPEVAERTGKGT, encoded by the coding sequence ATAATGAACGAGGAAACCGCACTGTTGCTGGCGCGTGGCCAGTTTGCTTTTACCATCGGCTTTCACATTGTGCTGGCGGCTTTTTCCATTGGCCTGGCGCATTTTTTGATGTTCCTTGAGGCGATGTGGCTCTGGCGCAAGCAGCGCCTCTGGCTGTCGCTGTGGCGCTACTGGAGCAAAATTTTTGCCCTTAACGTGGCGGTGGGCGTGGTCACCGGCGTGGTGATGGAGTTCGCCTTCGGGACGAACTGGAGCGGGCTTGCCAGCCGCGCGGGGGCAGTGCTCGGCCCGATGATGTATATGGAAGTGCTGGTCGCGTTCTTTCTTGAAGCGGGGTTTATGGGCGTGGTGCTTTTCGGCATGGGCAAAGTCCGGCCGTGGGTGCATTTTATGGCGACCTGTATTGTGGCGCTTGGTTCGCTGTTCAGCGCGTTTTGGATCCTTGCGGCCAACTCATGGATGCAAACACCGGATGGCTTCACCGTGGCGGCCGATGGTCGCTTTGTGCCGGTCGACTGGTGGGCGGCAATTATCAACCCGTCATTTCCCTGGCGCATGGCACATATGGTGGTGGCGGCAATGTTAGGCACGGCGTGCCTGGTGGCGGCCTGCGGGGCGTGGCATCTGCTGCGCGAGGCGCGACATCCGGCGGCGCGCCAGATGTTTTCACTGGGCCTGTGGATGCTGGTGGTGATGGCACCGGTACAGATCGTGCTTGGCGATCTGCATGGCGAAAACACGCGCGACCATCAGCCGATAAAACTGGCGGCGATGGAAGGCGCGTGGGATCCACCGCCGCCGGGCGAAGGCGAGCCGCTGCGATTATTTGCGCTGCCGGACATGCAACAGCGCCGCAATTTATACGAAGTCGCCATTCCCGATATCGGTTCGCTCTACTTGCGGCACAATCTTGAAGGGCGCATTCACACGCTCAACCAGTACCCGGCGGAAGCGTTGCCGTGGGTGCCGGTGGTGTTCTGGTCGTTTCGCGTGATGGTCGGGCTTGGCATCGCCATGGCGGCTGCGGGCATTGCCGGGCTGGTGGTGCGCCTGCGGGGGCGTTTGTGGCGGGCACGCTGGTTACAACGCGTGATGGTGCTACTGGCACCCGCCGGATTTATCGCCATGCTCGCAGGCTGGCTGGTTACGGAAGCGGGGCGTCAGCCCTGGACCGTTTACGGCTTGCTGCGCACCTCGCACAGTGTGGCGCCGGTTTCACCAGAACTGGTGCTGGGCTCGTTGCTGGCGATCGTGGTGGTTTATATCGCGCTCTTTGCGCTGGGGCTGTGGTTCTTGCTGAAGCTGATGTCGCGCTTACCGGCGAGGCATGAAAAGAGTGCCATGCCTGAGGTCGCCGAACGCACCGGGAAGGGGACGTGA
- a CDS encoding cytochrome d ubiquinol oxidase subunit II encodes MPDILGLPWLDALCAAALALSLLIYVLLDGTDLGTGILCAFQRSPESRHIINLSLLPVWDGNETWLVLTAGGLLGLFPLAYGIILSALYIPVFVMLLALVMRGMAIEYRHYAPRLFDLMLVAGSLLTALAQGIIVGALLQGIATDGRQFTGSGFEWLRPFPLYCGFALVCGYSLMGAGWIIWRCTGELETWGRRVMPWLATVTGLLLAGLLVWSAQLHETWRQHLFNPWLWLPLSLVAALAVALLWLGLILRRIFLPLAAVQVIVSCAFCALVFTLFPWIVPPVLSITQTAAPPATQRFLLVMFALLVPVTLLYNSWVFRIFSGKIAG; translated from the coding sequence ATGCCGGATATTTTAGGTTTGCCCTGGCTTGATGCGCTTTGTGCCGCGGCGCTGGCGCTCAGTTTGCTGATCTATGTTCTGCTTGATGGCACGGATTTGGGCACCGGCATTCTGTGTGCCTTTCAGCGCAGCCCGGAGTCGCGTCATATTATCAACCTCTCTTTACTGCCGGTCTGGGATGGCAACGAAACCTGGCTGGTGCTCACGGCGGGCGGCTTGCTGGGGCTTTTCCCGCTGGCGTACGGCATCATCCTCAGCGCGCTCTATATCCCGGTGTTTGTGATGTTGCTGGCGCTGGTGATGCGCGGCATGGCAATTGAGTACCGCCACTATGCGCCACGGCTGTTTGACCTGATGCTGGTGGCTGGTTCGCTACTGACGGCGCTGGCGCAAGGGATTATTGTGGGCGCGCTGTTACAGGGAATTGCTACCGATGGGCGCCAGTTTACCGGCAGCGGTTTTGAGTGGCTGCGTCCTTTTCCACTCTATTGCGGCTTTGCGCTGGTCTGCGGATATAGCCTGATGGGGGCAGGGTGGATAATCTGGCGCTGTACCGGCGAGCTGGAAACGTGGGGGCGGCGGGTGATGCCGTGGCTCGCCACCGTCACCGGGTTGCTGCTGGCGGGGTTGCTGGTGTGGAGCGCGCAGTTGCACGAAACCTGGCGGCAGCATCTGTTTAACCCGTGGCTGTGGTTACCGCTCTCGTTGGTGGCTGCACTGGCAGTTGCGTTGTTATGGCTGGGGCTGATATTGCGGCGGATATTTCTACCGCTGGCGGCGGTGCAGGTGATAGTCAGTTGTGCTTTTTGTGCGCTGGTGTTTACGCTTTTTCCATGGATAGTGCCACCTGTTCTCAGCATTACGCAAACCGCCGCGCCACCGGCCACGCAGCGATTTCTGCTGGTGATGTTTGCGCTACTGGTGCCCGTAACGTTGCTTTATAACAGCTGGGTTTTTCGCATCTTCAGTGGAAAAATTGCAGGTTAG